In one window of Drosophila mauritiana strain mau12 chromosome X, ASM438214v1, whole genome shotgun sequence DNA:
- the LOC117147780 gene encoding homeobox protein B-H2, producing MTTMPPEMSATTAAPVGSAPSATAHHPAAVGGGMPRPASPAVGSNTTTATATTATRSRFMITDILAGAAAASAAAAAAAAALAAASSGGGRGSPTDSEREQSLVAQHHHHHQQQQQHHHHQQQQQHQQAALQQYIVQQQQLLRFEREREREREREHYRERHSPPGNNPYAHHPMPPHLLAHFPPAHYAVLQQQQQQQQQQQQHPHPHHLQLERERLEALHRHGHGLPGDPAQHLSHLSHLSHQQHHPHLHHPMHDERSRSPLMLQQLGGVGGNNNNNNNNSSSASNNNNNNSASANSNIISGNSSSSNNNNGSGNGNMLLGGAGSSISGDQASTIDDSDSDDCGGKDDDGDDSMKNGSSANGDSSSHLSLSLSKKQRKARTAFTDHQLQTLEKSFERQKYLSVQDRMELANKLELSDCQVKTWYQNRRTKWKRQTAVGLELLAEAGNYAAFQRLYGGATPYLSAWPYAAAAAAQSPHGATPSAIDIYYRQAAAAAAMQKPSLPTSYRMYPSSIPPGMALPGMPAPPPPGAAPMLSGYYAAAAAAAASAGAQQQQQQPPAASRSPATSQSANSEADCERTSSSSRQRLITPSPPLNPGSPPHRERINEEEDRERDEERDIERERERERERDEDDEEELALEV from the exons ATGACCACAATGCCACCGGAAATGTCCGCAACAACGGCAGCTCCCGTTGGCAGTGCACCGAGTGCCACCGCTCATCATCCCGCTGCCGTCGGCGGCGGTATGCCGCGTCCAGCTTCCCCGGCCGTCGGCAGCAACACGACGACAGCCACGGCCACAACGGCGACGCGATCCCGCTTCATGATCACCGATATTCTGGCAGGAGCCGCGGCCGCatcggcggcggcagcagcagcggcggccgCCCTGGCAGCCGCCTCTTCCGGCGGTGGGCGGGGCAGTCCGACGGACTCGGAGCGGGAGCAATCGCTGGTCGCCCAGcatcaccaccatcaccagcagcagcagcaacaccatcatcaccagcagcagcagcaacatcagcaggcTGCCCTGCAACAGTACATcgtgcaacagcagcagttgcTGCGCTTTGAACGGGAAAGGGAGAGGGAGCGGGAGCGGGAACACTATAGGGAAAGGCATTCGCCACCTGGCAACAATCCCTATGCCCACCACCCGATGCCGCCCCACCTGCTCGCCCACTTTCCGCCCGCCCACTACGCcgtgctgcagcagcagcagcaacagcaacagcagcaacagcaacatcccCACCCGCATCACCTGCAGCTGGAGAGGGAACGATTGGAGGCACTGCATCGGCATGGCCATGGGCTGCCCGGCGATCCTGCCCAGCACTTGAGCCACTTAAGCCACCTGagccaccagcagcaccatcCGCATCTGCATCATCCCATGCACGATGAGCGATCCCGGTCACCGCTGATGCTGCAACAATTGGGCGGAGTCGGtggcaataacaacaacaataacaacaacagcagcagtgccagtaacaacaataacaacaacagtgCTAGtgccaacagcaacatcatcagcggaaacagcagcagcagcaacaacaacaatggcagtggcaatggcaacatgttgctcgGTGGAGCcggcagcagcatcagcgGCGATCAAGCCAGCACAATCGACGACAGCGACAGCGATGATTGCG GTGGCAAGGACGACGATGGCGATGACAGTATGAAAAACGGCAGCTCTGCGAACGGCGACTCCTCATCGCATTTAAGCCTGAGCCTCAGCAAGAAGCAGCGCAAGGCGCGCACCGCCTTCACGGATCACCAGCTGCAGACGCTGGAGAAGTCCTTTGAGCGGCAGAAGTACCTCAGCGTGCAGGATCGCATGGAGCTGGCCAACAAGCTGGAGCTGAGCGACTGCCAGGTGAAGACGTGGTACCAGAATCGCAG AACCAAATGGAAGCGTCAAACAGCGGTTGGCTTGGAACTGCTGGCCGAGGCGGGCAACTATGCGGCCTTTCAGCGGCTGTACGGCGGTGCCACGCCCTATTTGAGCGCCTGGCCATACGcggccgccgctgctgcccaATCGCCCCACGGGGCCACGCCCTCCGCGATCGATATCTATTACCGCCAGGCAGCCGCTGCAGCAGCCATGCAAAAGCCCTCGCTCCCCACTTCGTACCGCATGTATCCATCAAGTATACCGCCGGGTATGGCGCTACCGGGCATGCCCGCTCCCCCGCCACCTGGCGCAGCACCCATGCTCAGCGGCTACTATGCCgctgcagcggcagcggccGCATCAGCCGGtgcccaacagcagcagcaacagccgccAGCAGCGTCCCGCTCCCCAGCGACCAGCCAGAGCGCCAATAGCGAAGCAGACTGCGAGCggaccagcagcagcagtcgccaGCGCCTGATCACGCCCAGTCCGCCCCTAAATCCGGGTAGCCCGCCGCATCGGGAGCGCATcaacgaggaggaggacaGGGAGCGGGACGAGGAGCGAGACATCGAGCGGGAGCGCGAAAGGGAACGAGAGCGGGACGAGGATGATGAGGAGGAACTGGCCCTGGAGGTCTGA